From Streptomyces durmitorensis, a single genomic window includes:
- a CDS encoding ABC transporter permease yields MGRYVARRLLQMIPVFIGTTLLIFIMVNVLPGDPVRALWGDKPPDPAQVAQIRHDRGLDLPLWQQYLHYMGGLLQGDFGKTIAGNRPVLDEISQAFPVSMRLASMAWTFELIVGITLGVLAGVRRGRFVDNTVTLFTLLVISVPIFVIGLLCQLFFGNELGWITPTVQDSESMSQLLVPAIVLGMVGLAYVARLTRTSIAENRSADYMRTAVAKGLPRQRIVTRHLLRNSLIPVVTYLGTDIGTLMGGAVITEGIFNVTGVGNLLFQALARREGAVIVGVVTVLVIVYLIASLIVDLLYAVLDPRIRYA; encoded by the coding sequence ATGGGGCGTTATGTCGCGCGGCGACTGCTCCAGATGATCCCGGTTTTCATCGGGACAACCCTGTTGATCTTCATCATGGTCAACGTGCTCCCCGGCGACCCCGTGCGGGCGCTGTGGGGAGACAAGCCGCCGGACCCGGCGCAGGTGGCGCAGATTCGCCACGACCGAGGTCTGGATCTGCCGCTCTGGCAGCAGTATCTGCACTACATGGGCGGCCTTCTGCAAGGAGACTTCGGCAAGACCATCGCCGGTAACCGGCCGGTCCTCGACGAGATCTCCCAGGCGTTCCCGGTCTCGATGCGACTGGCCTCCATGGCCTGGACGTTCGAGCTCATCGTCGGCATCACGCTCGGCGTTCTCGCCGGTGTGCGGCGCGGCCGGTTCGTCGACAACACCGTGACGCTGTTCACGCTCCTCGTGATCTCCGTTCCGATCTTCGTCATCGGACTGCTGTGCCAGCTGTTCTTCGGCAACGAGCTGGGGTGGATCACACCCACGGTCCAGGACTCCGAGAGCATGAGCCAGCTGCTGGTCCCCGCGATCGTGCTCGGCATGGTCGGCCTCGCGTACGTGGCGAGACTGACGCGTACGTCGATCGCCGAGAACCGGTCGGCCGACTACATGCGGACCGCTGTCGCCAAGGGACTGCCGCGCCAGCGCATCGTCACCCGGCATCTGCTGCGCAACTCGCTGATCCCCGTGGTGACTTACCTCGGCACGGACATCGGCACCCTGATGGGTGGCGCGGTCATCACCGAGGGCATCTTCAACGTGACGGGCGTCGGCAACCTCCTCTTCCAGGCTCTCGCCCGCCGTGAGGGCGCGGTCATCGTCGGTGTCGTCACCGTCCTGGTGATCGTCTACCTCATAGCCAGCCTGATCGTCGACCTGCTTTACGCGGTCCTGGACCCGAGGATCCGTTATGCCTGA
- a CDS encoding ABC transporter ATP-binding protein: MHKAQAEHEFAVLGSPSGREPILQVRGLVKHYPLTQGIVIRKQIGAVKAVDGVDFDLGQGETLGIVGESGCGKSTVAKMLVNLERPTAGEIRYKGEDISKLSGRALKAVRRNIQMVFQDPYTSLNPRMTVGDIIGEPYEIHPEVAPKGSRRQKVQELLDVVGLNPEYINRYPHQFSGGQRQRIGIARGLALRPEIIVADEPVSALDVSVQAQVVNLLDQLQNDFDLSYVFIAHDLSIVRHISDRVGVMYLGRIVEIGSDEEIYEHPTHPYTQALLSAVPVPDPEAREHRERIILSGDVPSPANPPSGCRFRTRCWKAQERCALEVPLLAVPAVFRSAEGPQAHDSACHFAEEKQVVP; encoded by the coding sequence ATGCACAAGGCGCAGGCCGAGCACGAGTTCGCCGTGCTCGGCTCGCCGTCGGGCCGTGAGCCGATCCTCCAGGTGCGGGGCCTGGTCAAGCACTACCCCCTCACGCAGGGCATCGTCATCCGCAAGCAGATCGGCGCGGTCAAGGCCGTCGACGGCGTCGACTTCGACCTCGGCCAGGGCGAGACGCTCGGCATCGTGGGGGAGTCCGGCTGCGGCAAGTCGACGGTCGCGAAGATGCTGGTGAACCTGGAGCGGCCCACGGCGGGCGAGATCCGCTACAAGGGCGAGGACATCAGCAAGCTGTCCGGGCGCGCGCTGAAGGCCGTGCGCCGCAACATCCAGATGGTCTTCCAGGACCCGTACACGTCGCTGAACCCGCGTATGACGGTCGGCGACATCATCGGGGAGCCGTACGAGATCCATCCGGAGGTCGCGCCGAAGGGCTCGCGCCGGCAGAAGGTGCAGGAGCTGCTCGACGTGGTGGGCCTGAACCCCGAGTACATCAACCGCTACCCGCACCAGTTCTCCGGCGGTCAGCGCCAGCGCATCGGCATCGCGAGGGGGTTGGCGCTGCGCCCCGAGATCATCGTGGCGGACGAACCGGTCTCGGCGCTCGACGTCTCGGTGCAGGCCCAGGTGGTGAACCTCCTGGACCAGCTCCAGAACGACTTCGACCTGAGTTACGTGTTCATCGCGCACGACCTGTCGATCGTGCGGCACATCTCGGACCGGGTGGGCGTGATGTACCTGGGCCGGATCGTGGAGATCGGCTCCGACGAGGAGATCTACGAGCATCCGACGCATCCGTACACGCAGGCGCTGCTCTCGGCCGTGCCGGTGCCTGATCCCGAGGCGCGGGAGCATCGGGAGCGGATCATCCTGAGCGGGGACGTGCCGTCGCCGGCGAATCCGCCGTCGGGGTGCCGGTTTCGCACGCGGTGCTGGAAGGCGCAGGAGCGGTGCGCTCTGGAGGTGCCGCTGCTTGCCGTCCCGGCGGTGTTCCGTTCGGCCGAGGGGCCTCAGGCACATGACTCGGCGTGCCACTTCGCGGAGGAGAAGCAGGTGGTTCCGTAG
- a CDS encoding ABC transporter permease: protein MPDLTKTSTTDEKAAAQDEVVAGAAVSATPAPGKPRSLGADAWRDLRRNPLFMISAVLIVVLAMVALVPGLFTSTDPTSGDLANDFLKPPELGHFFQADWFGFDRQGRSIYSRVVYGTRNSILVGVGVTVLVTLFGGLCGMLAGYFGGFWDSLLSRLTDVFFGIPFLLGAMVVLNAFTNRTVWVVMGALAFLGWTQIARVMRGAVITTKHADYVVAARALGAGTKRILFRHILPNALAPVIVVATISLGTYIVAESTLSYLGLGLADDAISWGGDISKATQDIRNNPHTLFFPAGMLSITVLAFIMMGDAVREALDPKLR from the coding sequence ATGCCTGACCTCACCAAGACCTCCACCACGGACGAGAAGGCCGCGGCGCAGGACGAAGTCGTGGCAGGTGCCGCGGTGTCCGCGACGCCGGCGCCCGGGAAGCCCCGCAGCCTCGGGGCGGATGCCTGGCGGGACCTTCGCCGCAATCCGCTCTTCATGATCTCCGCGGTGCTCATCGTGGTCCTGGCCATGGTCGCGCTCGTGCCCGGCCTGTTCACCAGCACGGACCCGACCAGCGGCGACCTGGCCAACGACTTCCTGAAGCCGCCGGAGCTCGGCCACTTCTTCCAGGCCGACTGGTTCGGGTTCGACCGCCAGGGCCGCAGCATCTACTCCCGTGTCGTCTACGGCACGCGGAACTCGATCCTCGTCGGCGTCGGCGTGACCGTCCTCGTCACGTTGTTCGGCGGCCTGTGCGGCATGCTCGCCGGTTACTTCGGCGGCTTCTGGGACAGCCTGCTCTCCCGGCTCACGGACGTGTTCTTCGGCATCCCGTTCCTGCTGGGCGCCATGGTCGTCCTGAACGCCTTCACCAACCGCACGGTGTGGGTCGTCATGGGCGCCCTCGCCTTCCTGGGCTGGACGCAGATCGCCCGCGTGATGCGCGGTGCGGTCATCACCACCAAGCACGCCGACTACGTGGTGGCGGCGCGTGCGCTCGGCGCCGGGACGAAGCGGATCCTCTTCCGCCACATCCTGCCGAACGCGCTGGCTCCCGTGATCGTCGTGGCGACCATCTCGCTCGGTACGTACATCGTCGCCGAGTCGACGCTGTCGTACCTGGGCCTCGGCCTCGCCGACGACGCGATCTCCTGGGGTGGCGACATCTCCAAGGCGACGCAGGACATCCGGAACAACCCGCACACGCTGTTCTTCCCGGCAGGAATGCTGAGTATCACGGTGCTGGCGTTCATCATGATGGGTGACGCCGTACGCGAAGCCCTCGACCCGAAGCTGCGCTGA
- a CDS encoding ABC transporter ATP-binding protein — protein sequence MTSIDIKEDSVPAPRSGEEKGGRLLDVKDLHVEFHTGEGEVKAVNGVNYSVDAGETLAVLGESGSGKSVTAQAIMGILDMPPGRIPQGEILFRGQDMLKMSNEERRKIRGRKIAMIFQDALSSLNPVLSVGYQLGEMFRVHEGMSRKQAKAKAIELMERVKIPAAKERVNDYPHQFSGGMRQRIMIAMALALEPDLIIADEPTTALDVTVQAQVMDLLADLQREYNMGLILITHDLGVVADVADKIAVMYAGRIVETAPVHELYKRPAHPYTRGLLESIPRLDQKGQELYAIKGLPPNLLHIPSGCAFNPRCPKAQDICRTDIPALVPVAEQDGSEMPGRGSACHFWKETIHG from the coding sequence ATGACCAGCATCGACATCAAGGAAGACTCGGTTCCCGCCCCCCGCTCGGGCGAGGAAAAGGGCGGCAGGCTCCTGGACGTCAAGGACCTGCACGTCGAGTTCCACACCGGCGAGGGCGAGGTCAAGGCCGTCAACGGCGTCAACTACAGCGTGGACGCGGGCGAGACGCTCGCCGTCCTCGGTGAGTCGGGCTCCGGCAAGTCCGTGACGGCCCAGGCCATCATGGGCATCCTCGACATGCCGCCCGGCAGGATCCCGCAGGGCGAGATCCTCTTCCGCGGCCAGGACATGCTCAAGATGTCCAACGAGGAGCGCAGGAAGATCCGCGGCCGCAAGATCGCGATGATCTTCCAGGACGCCCTGTCGTCGCTCAACCCCGTGCTCTCGGTGGGCTATCAGCTCGGCGAGATGTTCCGGGTGCACGAGGGCATGAGCCGCAAGCAGGCCAAGGCCAAGGCCATCGAGCTCATGGAGCGGGTGAAGATCCCGGCCGCCAAGGAGCGGGTGAACGACTACCCGCACCAGTTCTCCGGCGGTATGCGCCAGCGCATCATGATCGCGATGGCGCTCGCCCTGGAGCCGGACCTGATCATCGCGGACGAGCCCACCACGGCTCTGGACGTGACGGTCCAGGCGCAGGTCATGGACCTGCTGGCCGATCTTCAGCGCGAGTACAACATGGGGCTGATCCTGATCACCCACGACCTGGGTGTGGTCGCGGACGTCGCCGACAAGATCGCGGTGATGTACGCGGGCCGGATCGTCGAGACGGCCCCGGTCCACGAGCTCTACAAGCGCCCCGCGCACCCGTACACGCGCGGTCTGCTCGAGTCGATTCCCCGTCTCGACCAGAAGGGCCAGGAGCTCTACGCGATCAAGGGTCTACCGCCCAACCTGCTCCACATTCCGTCCGGCTGTGCCTTCAACCCGCGCTGTCCCAAGGCGCAGGACATCTGCCGTACGGACATTCCGGCCCTGGTGCCGGTGGCCGAGCAGGACGGCTCGGAGATGCCGGGCCGCGGCAGCGCGTGCCACTTCTGGAAGGAGACGATCCATGGCTGA
- a CDS encoding ABC transporter ATP-binding protein yields the protein MAELKKTDEPQDATPNVSEVETVDAATAEEAVAAIEAPVERGEPILQVRNLVKHFPLTQGILIKKQIGAVKAVDGISFDLYQGETLGIVGESGCGKSTVAKLLMTLERATAGEVFYKGQDITKLSGRALKAVRRNIQMVFQDPYTSLNPRMTVGDIIGEPFEIHPEVAPKGSRRQKVQDLLDVVGLNPEYINRYPHQFSGGQRQRIGIARGLALNPEIIICDEPVSALDVSVQAQVINLMEKLQDEFNLSYLFIAHDLSIVRHISDRVGVMYLGKMAEIGSDEQIYEHPTHPYTQALLSAVPVPDPEAREGRERIILTGDVPSPANPPSGCRFRTRCWKAEAKCAEETPLLAIPQRFAGQDTPAAHESACHFAEEKDVVHAA from the coding sequence ATGGCTGAGCTCAAGAAGACCGACGAGCCTCAGGACGCCACCCCGAACGTCTCCGAGGTGGAAACGGTCGACGCGGCCACCGCCGAGGAGGCCGTCGCGGCCATCGAGGCTCCGGTGGAGCGCGGCGAGCCGATCCTCCAGGTCCGCAACCTGGTGAAGCACTTCCCGCTCACGCAGGGAATCCTCATCAAGAAGCAGATCGGCGCGGTCAAGGCCGTCGACGGGATCTCCTTCGACCTCTACCAGGGCGAGACGCTCGGCATCGTGGGCGAGTCCGGCTGTGGCAAGTCCACGGTCGCCAAGCTCCTGATGACGCTGGAGCGGGCCACGGCCGGCGAGGTCTTCTACAAGGGCCAGGACATCACCAAGCTGTCCGGGCGCGCGCTGAAGGCGGTCCGCCGCAACATCCAGATGGTGTTCCAGGACCCGTACACCTCGCTCAACCCCCGTATGACGGTGGGCGACATCATCGGGGAGCCCTTCGAGATCCACCCCGAGGTGGCTCCCAAGGGCTCGCGCCGCCAGAAGGTCCAGGACCTCCTGGACGTGGTGGGCCTGAACCCGGAGTACATCAACCGCTACCCGCACCAGTTCTCGGGCGGCCAGCGCCAGCGCATCGGCATCGCGCGCGGTCTGGCCCTGAACCCCGAGATCATCATCTGCGACGAGCCGGTCTCGGCCCTGGACGTCTCCGTCCAGGCCCAGGTCATCAACCTGATGGAGAAGCTGCAGGACGAGTTCAACCTCTCGTACCTCTTCATCGCGCACGACCTGTCGATCGTCCGGCACATCTCGGACCGGGTGGGCGTGATGTACCTCGGCAAGATGGCGGAGATCGGCTCGGACGAGCAGATCTACGAGCACCCGACGCACCCGTACACGCAGGCGCTGCTCTCCGCGGTGCCGGTGCCGGACCCCGAGGCGCGCGAGGGCCGCGAGCGGATCATCCTCACCGGCGACGTCCCGTCCCCGGCGAACCCGCCCTCGGGCTGCCGCTTCCGCACCCGCTGCTGGAAGGCGGAGGCGAAGTGCGCCGAGGAGACCCCGCTGCTCGCGATCCCGCAGCGGTTCGCGGGCCAGGACACCCCGGCGGCGCATGAGTCGGCGTGTCACTTCGCGGAGGAGAAGGACGTCGTGCACGCGGCGTAG
- a CDS encoding peptide ABC transporter substrate-binding protein: protein MRGATHAKWAACAVTVALAATACGGGGDSGGGGDGSGIVGSSWGDPQNPLEPANTNEVQGGKVLDMIFRGLMRYDPKTGEAKNMVAEKIDTKDSQNFTVKIKDGWKFSNGEKITAKSFVDAWNYGAHLKNNQKNAYFFGYIEGYDKVHPEKGDASADTLSGLKVVDDTTFTVKLTQKFSTWPKTLGYPAFAPLPKAFYDDHDAWLAKPVGNGPYTVDSYAKGSKMSLRKWDGYTGEDKARNGGVDLKVYTDNNTAYTDLMAGNLDLVDDVPASQLKNAKNDLGDRYINTPAGIIQTLAFPFYDSKWSKAGMEKVRQGLSMAINREQITETIFQKTRTPATDWTSPVLGEAGGYKSGLCGDPCKYDADQAKKLIADGGGIPGGTLKITYNADTGSHKEWVDAVCNSINKALGNDKSCVGSPVGTFADFRSKASQQKLDGAWRAGWQMDYPLIQNFLQPLYYTDAPSNDGKWSDKKFDELVDKANAETDTGKAVSTFQDAEKVLAEQMAVIPLWYQNGSAGYSDKVSDVALNQFSVPVYNEIKVS, encoded by the coding sequence ATGCGTGGAGCCACGCACGCCAAGTGGGCCGCATGCGCGGTGACCGTCGCACTCGCGGCGACCGCCTGCGGTGGAGGCGGGGACAGCGGCGGTGGCGGCGACGGCTCCGGGATCGTGGGCTCCTCGTGGGGGGATCCGCAGAACCCGCTGGAGCCCGCCAACACCAATGAGGTGCAGGGCGGCAAGGTGCTCGACATGATCTTCCGCGGTCTCATGCGGTACGACCCGAAGACCGGCGAGGCCAAGAACATGGTCGCCGAGAAGATCGACACCAAGGACTCGCAGAACTTCACCGTGAAGATCAAGGACGGCTGGAAGTTCAGCAACGGCGAGAAGATCACCGCCAAGTCCTTCGTCGACGCCTGGAATTACGGCGCCCACCTCAAGAACAACCAGAAGAACGCCTACTTCTTCGGCTATATCGAGGGCTACGACAAGGTCCACCCGGAGAAGGGTGACGCCAGTGCCGACACGCTCTCCGGACTGAAGGTCGTCGACGACACCACCTTCACCGTCAAGCTCACGCAGAAGTTCTCGACCTGGCCCAAGACCCTCGGCTATCCGGCCTTCGCGCCGCTGCCCAAGGCGTTCTACGACGACCACGACGCGTGGCTCGCCAAGCCCGTCGGAAACGGTCCGTACACCGTGGACTCGTACGCCAAGGGATCCAAGATGTCCCTGCGGAAATGGGACGGGTACACCGGTGAGGACAAGGCGCGGAACGGCGGTGTGGACCTGAAGGTCTACACCGACAACAACACCGCCTACACGGACCTGATGGCGGGCAACCTCGACCTCGTCGACGACGTTCCCGCATCGCAGCTCAAGAACGCCAAGAACGACCTGGGTGACCGCTACATCAACACCCCTGCGGGCATCATCCAGACCCTCGCCTTCCCGTTCTACGACAGCAAGTGGTCGAAGGCCGGAATGGAGAAGGTCCGTCAGGGGCTCTCCATGGCGATCAACCGTGAGCAGATCACCGAGACCATCTTCCAGAAGACCCGTACCCCCGCCACCGACTGGACGTCGCCGGTGCTCGGCGAGGCCGGCGGCTACAAGTCCGGGCTCTGCGGCGACCCCTGCAAGTACGACGCGGACCAGGCGAAGAAGCTGATCGCGGACGGCGGCGGGATCCCCGGCGGCACGCTGAAGATCACGTACAACGCGGACACCGGCTCGCACAAGGAATGGGTCGACGCCGTCTGCAACTCCATCAACAAGGCCCTGGGCAATGACAAGTCCTGCGTCGGAAGTCCGGTCGGCACTTTCGCCGACTTCCGCAGCAAGGCCTCCCAGCAGAAGCTGGACGGCGCCTGGCGCGCGGGCTGGCAGATGGACTACCCGCTGATCCAGAACTTCCTCCAGCCGCTGTACTACACGGACGCCCCGTCCAACGACGGCAAGTGGTCCGACAAGAAATTCGACGAACTCGTCGACAAGGCCAACGCCGAGACCGACACCGGAAAGGCCGTCTCCACCTTCCAGGACGCCGAAAAGGTGCTCGCCGAGCAGATGGCGGTCATTCCGCTCTGGTACCAGAACGGCAGTGCCGGCTACTCGGACAAGGTCTCCGACGTGGCGCTGAACCAGTTCAGCGTCCCGGTCTACAACGAGATCAAGGTCAGCTGA
- a CDS encoding ABC transporter ATP-binding protein has product MATVASDASDAATPGTSKLLEVRDLHVEFRTRDGVAKAVNGVDYTVSEGETLAVLGESGSGKSVTAQAIMGILDMPPGKITGGEILFKGQDLLKLKAEERRKTRGAGMAMIFQDALSSLNPVVSVGQQLGEMYVVHQGMSRKDAKAKAVELMDRVRIPAAKERVGQYPHQFSGGMRQRIMIAMAMALEPSLIIADEPTTALDVTVQAQVMDLLAELQRELNMGLILITHDLGVVADVADNIAVMYAGRIVEKAPVHEIYKAPAHPYTRGLLESIPRLDQKGQELYAIKGLPPNLMNIPPGCAFNPRCPMAQDICRTDVPPLAEVTYEGLAAHRRSACHFWKETLHASW; this is encoded by the coding sequence ATGGCAACCGTGGCATCCGACGCGTCCGATGCGGCCACCCCGGGGACGTCCAAGCTGCTCGAAGTGCGCGACCTGCACGTGGAGTTCCGGACCAGGGACGGCGTCGCCAAGGCCGTCAACGGCGTCGACTACACCGTCAGTGAGGGCGAGACGCTCGCCGTGCTCGGCGAGTCCGGGTCCGGCAAGTCCGTGACCGCGCAGGCCATCATGGGCATCCTCGACATGCCCCCCGGAAAGATCACCGGCGGCGAGATCCTCTTCAAGGGCCAGGACCTCCTGAAGCTCAAGGCGGAGGAGCGGCGCAAGACGCGCGGCGCCGGCATGGCGATGATCTTCCAGGACGCCCTGTCGTCCCTGAACCCGGTGGTCAGCGTCGGCCAGCAGCTCGGCGAGATGTACGTCGTCCACCAGGGGATGTCCCGCAAGGACGCCAAGGCCAAGGCCGTCGAGCTGATGGACCGGGTGCGCATCCCGGCCGCGAAGGAACGGGTCGGGCAGTACCCGCACCAGTTCAGCGGCGGCATGCGCCAGCGCATCATGATCGCCATGGCGATGGCGCTCGAACCCTCGCTGATCATCGCCGACGAACCGACCACGGCCCTGGACGTGACCGTCCAGGCCCAGGTGATGGACCTGCTCGCCGAGCTCCAGCGCGAGCTGAACATGGGCCTGATCCTCATCACCCACGACCTGGGCGTCGTGGCGGACGTCGCCGACAACATCGCCGTCATGTACGCGGGCCGCATCGTCGAGAAGGCTCCCGTCCACGAGATCTACAAGGCCCCCGCGCACCCGTACACGCGCGGCCTGCTGGAGTCGATCCCCCGGCTCGACCAGAAGGGCCAGGAGCTCTACGCGATCAAGGGCCTGCCGCCCAACCTCATGAACATCCCGCCGGGCTGCGCCTTCAACCCCCGCTGCCCGATGGCACAGGACATCTGCAGGACCGATGTGCCGCCGCTCGCCGAGGTGACGTACGAAGGCCTGGCCGCCCATCGCCGGAGCGCCTGCCACTTCTGGAAGGAGACGCTCCATGCCTCGTGGTGA
- a CDS encoding ABC transporter permease: MGRYVIRRLLQMIPVFFGATLLIFLMVNVMGDPIAGLCGDRKCDPATAEQLKKEFGLDKPVWQQYATYMGNVFTGDFGTAFNGQKVTELMSTAFPLTIRLTLVAIVFEIVIGISLGVVTGLRRGRPIDTVVLLLTLVVIAIPTFVTGLLLQLLLGVEWGVMKPSVSSEAPLNELIVPGLVLASVSLAYVTRLTRTSIAENRRADYVRTAIAKGLPRRRVITRHLLRNSLIPVVTFIGTDIGALMGGAIVTERIFNIHGVGFQLYQGILRQSTQTVVGFVTVLVLVFLVANLIVDLLYAVLDPRIRYA; this comes from the coding sequence ATGGGACGTTATGTGATCCGGCGTCTGCTGCAGATGATCCCCGTCTTCTTCGGCGCCACGCTGCTGATCTTCCTGATGGTGAACGTGATGGGCGACCCCATCGCGGGCCTGTGCGGGGACCGAAAGTGCGACCCCGCGACGGCCGAGCAGCTGAAGAAGGAATTCGGCCTCGACAAGCCCGTGTGGCAGCAATACGCGACCTACATGGGCAATGTCTTCACCGGCGACTTCGGTACCGCCTTCAACGGGCAGAAGGTCACCGAGCTGATGTCGACGGCCTTCCCGCTCACGATCCGCCTGACGCTCGTCGCGATCGTCTTCGAGATCGTCATCGGGATCTCGCTGGGCGTCGTCACGGGCCTGCGGCGCGGGCGCCCCATCGACACCGTCGTACTGCTCCTGACGCTCGTCGTCATCGCGATCCCCACCTTCGTCACCGGCCTGCTGCTCCAGCTCCTTCTCGGCGTCGAATGGGGCGTGATGAAACCCTCCGTCTCCTCGGAGGCGCCCCTGAACGAACTCATCGTCCCGGGGCTCGTCCTCGCCTCGGTCTCCCTGGCGTACGTCACCCGGCTCACCCGGACCTCCATCGCCGAGAACCGCCGCGCCGACTACGTCCGCACGGCCATCGCGAAGGGGCTGCCCAGACGCCGCGTCATCACCCGGCACCTGCTGCGCAATTCACTCATCCCGGTGGTCACCTTCATCGGCACGGACATCGGCGCGCTGATGGGCGGCGCGATCGTCACCGAGCGGATCTTCAACATCCACGGCGTCGGCTTCCAGCTCTACCAGGGGATTCTCCGCCAGAGCACACAGACCGTCGTCGGCTTCGTGACCGTCCTCGTCCTGGTCTTCCTGGTGGCCAACCTGATCGTCGACCTCCTGTACGCCGTACTCGACCCGAGGATCCGCTATGCCTGA
- a CDS encoding ABC transporter permease gives MPEPREPDGAIAPTGAGGAMDLAASEGTTLEKTPGGPGGTGPSAPARSLWSDAWRELRRNPIFIISGLIIAFLVVISIWPSLIASGNPLDCDLANAQKSSTSGHPFGFDGQGCDVYTRTVYGARASVTVGVCATLGVAILGSVLGGLAGFFGGFWDAILSRITDVFFAIPVVLGGLVLLSVVTSNTVWPVIGFMVLLGWPQLSRIARGSVITAKQNDYVQAARALGASNSRMLLRHIAPNAVAPVIVVATIALGTYIALEATLSYLGVGLKPPTVSWGIDISAASQYIRNAPHMLLWPAGALAITVLAFIMLGDAVRDALDPKLR, from the coding sequence ATGCCTGAACCCCGAGAGCCAGACGGAGCCATCGCCCCGACCGGTGCGGGCGGCGCGATGGACCTCGCGGCGAGCGAGGGGACGACGCTGGAGAAGACTCCCGGCGGCCCGGGCGGAACCGGCCCCTCCGCCCCGGCCCGCAGCCTGTGGTCCGACGCCTGGCGCGAGCTGCGACGGAACCCGATCTTCATCATCTCGGGCCTCATCATCGCCTTCCTCGTCGTCATCTCGATCTGGCCGTCCCTGATCGCCTCCGGCAACCCGCTCGACTGCGACCTGGCCAACGCCCAGAAGAGCTCCACCTCAGGGCATCCCTTCGGCTTCGACGGACAGGGCTGCGACGTCTACACGCGGACCGTGTACGGGGCCCGCGCCTCGGTCACCGTCGGCGTCTGCGCCACGCTCGGTGTCGCGATCCTGGGCAGCGTCCTCGGCGGGCTCGCGGGGTTCTTCGGCGGGTTCTGGGACGCGATCCTCTCCCGGATCACCGACGTCTTCTTCGCCATCCCCGTCGTGCTCGGCGGCCTGGTGCTCCTGTCGGTCGTCACCAGCAACACCGTCTGGCCGGTGATCGGCTTCATGGTCCTGCTCGGCTGGCCGCAGCTCTCGCGCATCGCCCGCGGATCCGTCATCACCGCCAAGCAGAACGACTACGTCCAGGCGGCGCGGGCCCTTGGCGCCTCCAACTCGCGGATGCTCCTGCGGCACATCGCGCCGAACGCGGTCGCGCCGGTGATCGTCGTCGCCACCATCGCGCTCGGCACGTACATCGCCCTGGAGGCGACCCTCTCGTACCTCGGCGTGGGTCTGAAGCCGCCGACCGTGAGCTGGGGCATCGACATCTCGGCCGCCTCCCAGTACATCCGCAACGCCCCGCACATGCTGCTCTGGCCCGCCGGAGCGCTCGCCATCACCGTGCTCGCGTTCATCATGCTCGGCGACGCGGTGCGCGACGCCCTCGACCCCAAGCTGAGGTAG
- a CDS encoding SigE family RNA polymerase sigma factor — translation MTTRPEDADHYADHSAEFDAFYAATAKRLVATVYAMTGDLAEAEDAVQEAYVRAWQRWERLTREGDPLPWVRTVASRLAISAWRRTRSRLRAQFRHGAAADVPELSADRVALVEALRELPAQQRQVVVLHHLLDLPVDQVARETGASNGAVRTRLSRARKALGKRLTDTTAFTAEGAAHHG, via the coding sequence ATGACGACACGGCCGGAAGATGCGGACCACTACGCGGACCACTCCGCGGAGTTCGACGCGTTCTACGCCGCCACCGCCAAGAGGCTGGTCGCCACGGTCTATGCGATGACCGGTGATCTGGCGGAGGCGGAGGACGCGGTGCAGGAGGCGTATGTGCGGGCCTGGCAGCGGTGGGAGCGGCTGACGCGGGAGGGTGATCCCCTGCCGTGGGTCCGCACGGTGGCGTCCCGGCTGGCCATCAGCGCGTGGCGGCGGACCAGGAGCCGGCTGCGGGCGCAGTTCCGGCACGGAGCCGCGGCCGACGTGCCCGAGTTGTCGGCGGACCGGGTCGCGCTGGTGGAGGCGCTGCGTGAACTGCCGGCCCAGCAGCGCCAGGTGGTGGTGCTGCACCACCTGCTCGACCTTCCCGTGGACCAGGTCGCCCGAGAGACGGGCGCGTCGAACGGGGCGGTCCGCACCCGGCTGAGCCGGGCCCGCAAGGCGCTGGGGAAGCGCCTGACCGACACGACTGCTTTCACCGCGGAAGGGGCGGCCCACCATGGCTGA